The following coding sequences lie in one Klebsiella huaxiensis genomic window:
- a CDS encoding formate hydrogenlyase maturation HycH family protein produces MSETVVFSQLSRKFIDENDATPDQAQQVVYYSLAIGHHLGVIDCLEAALSCPWEAYLAWIATLEEGSTARRKMEGVPKYGEIVIDSNHVTMLANAFDKAQVRQTPEQQAWSKIMLSMLHDIHQESAIYLMVRRLRD; encoded by the coding sequence ATGAGCGAAACGGTGGTGTTCAGTCAGTTGAGCCGTAAATTTATTGATGAGAACGATGCCACGCCCGATCAGGCGCAGCAGGTGGTCTATTACAGCCTGGCGATTGGCCACCACCTCGGCGTGATCGACTGCCTGGAAGCGGCGCTGAGCTGCCCGTGGGAAGCGTACCTGGCGTGGATTGCCACTCTCGAAGAAGGCAGCACCGCGCGGCGCAAAATGGAAGGCGTGCCGAAATACGGCGAGATTGTCATCGATAGCAATCACGTGACCATGCTCGCCAACGCCTTCGATAAAGCGCAGGTCAGGCAAACCCCTGAGCAGCAGGCGTGGAGCAAAATTATGCTCAGTATGCTGCATGATATTCACCAGGAAAGCGCCATCTACCTGATGGTGAGGAGGCTTCGTGACTGA
- the hycI gene encoding hydrogenase maturation peptidase HycI, with the protein MTDVLLCVGNSMMGDDGAGPLLAEMCAANPVGDWVVIDGGSAPENDIVAIRELRPERLLIVDATDMGLNPGEIRIVDPDDIAEMFMMTTHNMPLNYLIDQLKEDIGEVIFLGIQPDIVGFYYPMTQPIKDAVEVVYHKLNGWQGNGGFSQLEAAEE; encoded by the coding sequence GTGACTGATGTTTTACTCTGTGTCGGCAACAGCATGATGGGTGACGACGGCGCAGGCCCGCTGCTGGCGGAGATGTGCGCCGCTAACCCGGTTGGCGACTGGGTGGTGATTGACGGCGGCAGCGCCCCGGAAAACGACATCGTCGCTATTCGTGAACTGCGCCCCGAGCGCCTGTTGATCGTCGATGCCACCGATATGGGGCTGAACCCCGGTGAAATCCGCATCGTCGACCCGGACGATATCGCCGAGATGTTTATGATGACCACCCACAATATGCCGCTTAACTATCTTATCGATCAGCTGAAAGAGGATATCGGCGAGGTGATCTTCTTAGGCATTCAGCCGGATATCGTCGGTTTTTATTACCCGATGACCCAGCCGATTAAGGATGCGGTCGAGGTGGTGTATCACAAGCTGAACGGCTGGCAGGGGAACGGTGGGTTTTCGCAGTTGGAGGCGGCGGAAGAGTGA
- a CDS encoding SymE family type I addiction module toxin: MIEEKNKPESPVSKPFRHLKVGYIRRKTRQSQRGQQHSSLNLNGDWLEAAGFPIGTMVKVSVMQGKLIIEQVNT, encoded by the coding sequence ATGATAGAAGAAAAAAACAAACCAGAATCGCCTGTTTCTAAACCATTTCGTCATTTAAAAGTGGGTTATATCAGGCGTAAAACCCGGCAAAGCCAACGCGGTCAGCAGCATTCATCGTTGAATCTCAATGGCGACTGGCTGGAAGCGGCGGGATTCCCTATAGGTACGATGGTAAAAGTATCGGTGATGCAGGGAAAGTTAATTATCGAGCAGGTTAATACTTAA